From Fretibacterium sp. OH1220_COT-178, the proteins below share one genomic window:
- a CDS encoding MarR family winged helix-turn-helix transcriptional regulator, whose translation MHENFRLLESLMRSSECLKRRIALLAEAHCLGLTEFGVLEALSALGPQPIQCIAERILVTSGSMTYIVDKLVGRGLILRAPCERDRRICYLNLTEDGERLLAELMPEHDGVIEDFFGGLEDVEKMVLIGLLRRLY comes from the coding sequence ATGCATGAAAACTTCCGTTTGCTGGAGTCCCTGATGAGGAGCAGCGAGTGCCTGAAGCGACGGATTGCCTTGCTGGCGGAGGCGCACTGTCTGGGGCTGACGGAGTTCGGCGTTCTGGAGGCGCTGAGCGCCCTGGGACCACAGCCCATCCAGTGCATTGCGGAGCGCATCCTGGTTACGAGCGGGAGCATGACGTATATCGTGGACAAGCTGGTCGGGAGGGGGTTGATCCTCCGAGCTCCCTGCGAGCGCGACCGCAGGATCTGCTACCTGAACCTGACGGAGGACGGGGAACGTCTCCTGGCGGAGCTGATGCCGGAGCACGATGGGGTGATTGAAGATTTTTTCGGAGGTTTGGAGGATGTTGAGAAAATGGTACTGATCGGGCTCCTGCGGCGACTTTACTGA
- a CDS encoding DJ-1 family glyoxalase III, with the protein MAKVALFLIDGFEETEALTTVDILRRGEVDVTTVSLTGNERVTGKHSVPVVADALFGDVKDRTFDMLVIPGGTIAYTDHAGLLELVKRYDGERKPLAAICAAPAVFGKAGILKGRRAVCYPGMESWLTGASVGTEIVETDGHVTTAKGPAVTPFFALRLLELLRGRDIAEQVAEAFLIPLVR; encoded by the coding sequence ATGGCGAAGGTTGCGTTGTTTCTGATCGACGGCTTCGAGGAGACGGAGGCCCTGACGACCGTGGACATCCTGCGGCGCGGGGAGGTGGACGTGACGACGGTCTCCCTCACGGGGAACGAGCGGGTGACGGGCAAGCATTCCGTCCCCGTCGTTGCGGACGCCCTGTTCGGGGACGTGAAGGACCGGACGTTCGACATGCTGGTGATCCCCGGCGGGACGATCGCCTACACCGATCACGCGGGCCTTCTGGAGCTGGTCAAGCGCTACGACGGCGAGAGGAAGCCTTTGGCCGCCATCTGCGCGGCCCCGGCGGTGTTCGGCAAGGCCGGAATTCTGAAGGGCAGGCGCGCCGTCTGCTACCCCGGCATGGAGTCCTGGCTGACGGGCGCTTCGGTCGGCACGGAGATCGTGGAGACGGACGGGCACGTCACGACCGCAAAGGGCCCTGCGGTGACGCCGTTCTTCGCGCTGCGCCTGCTGGAGCTCCTGAGGGGCAGGGACATCGCCGAACAGGTGGCGGAGGCGTTCCTTATCCCTTTGGTCCGTTGA
- a CDS encoding dipeptide epimerase produces the protein MIITEMSLGTLSIPLKKPFRTALRSTDVVTTNIVALATDSGTVGYGEAPPTAAITGDTDGSIACTLATRIAPALLGRDVSELHDALTAVERSAVGNTSAKAAADIALHDLWGKLCGQPLYRLWGGTKRTFATDYTISLNAPDEMARDAAEAVRDGYDALKIKVGVDFRLDMERIGAVRREVGPDVLLRVDANQGWTPKEAIRIIRHMEDEGLDIELVEQPVARHDVEGLKRVTDAVDTIILADESVCSPRDAIRLIAMRAADMLNIKLMKSGGLSGALRICAMAESAGMECMIGAMMESKVSVTAAAHLATARRVVTKYDLDPPILCASDPVKGGVRYDGAVLSLTDAPGLGIDAVEGVDWKESVKG, from the coding sequence ATGATAATCACCGAGATGAGTCTGGGCACGCTGTCCATCCCCCTCAAAAAACCTTTCAGGACGGCGCTTCGAAGCACCGACGTCGTGACCACGAACATCGTGGCGCTCGCGACGGATTCGGGTACCGTCGGCTACGGCGAGGCCCCCCCCACCGCGGCCATCACCGGGGATACCGACGGGTCGATCGCCTGCACGCTCGCCACGCGGATCGCCCCGGCGCTGCTGGGCCGCGACGTGAGCGAGCTGCACGACGCCCTGACGGCCGTCGAGCGTTCCGCGGTGGGCAACACCTCGGCCAAGGCGGCCGCGGACATCGCCCTGCACGACCTCTGGGGCAAGCTCTGCGGACAGCCCCTATACCGCCTCTGGGGGGGGACGAAGCGAACCTTTGCGACCGACTACACCATCAGCCTGAACGCGCCGGACGAGATGGCGAGGGACGCCGCCGAGGCGGTCCGCGACGGTTACGACGCGCTGAAGATCAAGGTGGGGGTCGACTTCCGCCTGGACATGGAGCGGATCGGCGCCGTGCGCAGGGAGGTGGGGCCGGACGTTCTGCTCCGGGTCGACGCCAACCAGGGCTGGACGCCGAAGGAGGCGATCCGCATCATCCGCCATATGGAGGACGAAGGGCTGGACATCGAGCTGGTCGAACAGCCGGTGGCCCGCCACGACGTCGAGGGGCTGAAGCGGGTGACCGACGCCGTCGACACGATCATCCTGGCCGACGAGTCCGTCTGTTCCCCGCGCGACGCGATACGCCTGATCGCGATGCGCGCCGCGGACATGCTCAACATCAAGCTGATGAAGAGCGGCGGGCTCTCGGGCGCCCTGAGGATCTGCGCCATGGCCGAGTCGGCCGGAATGGAGTGCATGATCGGCGCCATGATGGAGAGCAAGGTCTCCGTCACGGCCGCAGCCCATCTGGCGACGGCACGCCGGGTCGTGACCAAGTACGACCTGGACCCGCCGATCCTCTGCGCCTCCGATCCCGTGAAGGGGGGTGTGCGCTACGACGGAGCCGTCCTGAGCCTCACCGATGCCCCGGGACTGGGCATCGATGCGGTCGAGGGCGTGGACTGGAAAGAGAGCGTCAAGGGATAG
- a CDS encoding serine hydrolase: MRGWTEELERTCLDFPAVASVFVLEPAGGETFGHRADERLPSASLIKLFVLWHLFERADSGDLDLLEETTLSPGAVAEGGVLHRASPGARLRLEDLALLMLSVSDNTATNALIDRLGIDAVNASIRRLGCIKTVLGRKMLDFEARRRGLDNYTCAREVGELLARIAQRGGRMLDLLSVQKNVGKLPAEIPFEDADDLEPLLAHKTGELPGHEHDAGILFHRSDRPVIVAALTAGLPDRLSGCRLCARVGGIVYERFKRP; this comes from the coding sequence GTGAGGGGCTGGACGGAGGAACTGGAGCGGACCTGCCTCGATTTTCCGGCCGTCGCCTCGGTTTTCGTCCTGGAGCCTGCGGGAGGGGAGACGTTCGGGCACCGCGCGGACGAGCGTCTTCCCTCCGCCAGCCTCATCAAGCTCTTCGTCCTCTGGCATCTTTTCGAGCGCGCCGACTCCGGGGATCTCGACCTCCTCGAGGAGACGACCCTTTCCCCGGGTGCCGTGGCCGAGGGAGGCGTGCTGCACCGCGCCTCCCCGGGAGCACGCCTGCGCCTGGAGGACCTGGCGCTTCTGATGCTCTCGGTGAGCGACAACACGGCGACGAACGCCCTGATCGATCGGCTGGGCATCGACGCCGTGAACGCGTCCATCCGGCGTCTGGGCTGCATCAAGACGGTTCTGGGAAGAAAGATGCTGGATTTCGAGGCGCGGCGGCGGGGACTTGACAACTACACCTGTGCCCGAGAGGTGGGGGAACTGCTGGCGCGGATCGCGCAGCGCGGAGGGCGCATGCTGGACCTCCTGTCGGTCCAGAAGAACGTCGGAAAGCTTCCCGCGGAGATCCCCTTCGAGGACGCCGACGACCTGGAGCCCCTTCTGGCGCACAAGACGGGCGAGCTTCCGGGCCACGAGCACGACGCCGGCATCCTCTTCCACCGCTCCGACCGGCCCGTGATCGTGGCAGCGCTGACCGCCGGCCTGCCCGACCGCCTCTCGGGATGCCGCCTCTGCGCCCGCGTCGGCGGCATCGTCTACGAACGCTTCAAACGACCATGA
- a CDS encoding pirin family protein, translating into MSGFRTIEQSFRGASPHWVGDGFWVNQYFPTGRGQEFFQRFSPFLLLDYNAPRYFEPTSVPVGVGAHPHRGFETVTFAFAGKVEHHDNKGNRGVIEPGDVQWMTAGSGILHKEYHEREYAKQGRVFHMVQLWVNLPRKDKMTAPDYQALEKKDMGSYALPEGKGSVSVVAGSAFGVKGPARTFSPMNVYRGTLKEGGVLDCMEPAGFNTGLLLIDGTIEINGDKRFEHGDFVLFSHEEGAIRLKGVSESASFLMLSGEPLNEPVAASGPFVMNTLEEVHQAHRDFQSGMFGDLNF; encoded by the coding sequence ATGTCGGGCTTCAGAACGATCGAACAGAGTTTCAGAGGAGCGTCCCCTCATTGGGTCGGCGACGGTTTTTGGGTGAACCAGTACTTCCCCACGGGCAGGGGGCAGGAATTCTTTCAGAGATTTTCGCCGTTTCTGCTGCTGGACTACAACGCGCCCCGCTACTTCGAGCCGACGTCTGTTCCGGTAGGCGTGGGAGCGCACCCGCATCGTGGGTTCGAGACCGTAACCTTCGCCTTCGCCGGCAAGGTGGAGCATCACGACAACAAGGGCAACCGCGGAGTGATCGAACCCGGGGATGTGCAGTGGATGACCGCCGGTTCGGGAATCCTTCACAAGGAGTACCATGAGAGGGAATACGCCAAGCAGGGGCGCGTGTTTCACATGGTGCAGCTCTGGGTCAATCTTCCGCGCAAGGACAAGATGACCGCTCCCGACTACCAGGCCCTGGAGAAGAAGGACATGGGAAGCTACGCATTGCCGGAGGGCAAGGGAAGCGTATCGGTCGTTGCGGGTTCGGCCTTTGGCGTCAAGGGTCCGGCCAGGACCTTCTCCCCCATGAACGTCTACCGCGGAACTCTGAAGGAGGGGGGCGTTCTGGATTGCATGGAGCCCGCGGGCTTCAATACCGGGCTGCTGCTCATCGACGGAACGATCGAGATCAACGGGGACAAGCGATTCGAACACGGGGATTTCGTGCTGTTCTCGCACGAGGAGGGCGCCATTCGACTGAAGGGCGTAAGCGAAAGCGCATCCTTCCTTATGTTGAGCGGAGAGCCGTTGAACGAGCCCGTGGCGGCTTCCGGCCCCTTCGTGATGAACACGCTGGAGGAGGTGCACCAGGCGCACCGCGATTTCCAGAGCGGCATGTTCGGGGACTTGAATTTTTGA
- a CDS encoding GntT/GntP/DsdX family permease, which yields MEAAASPSLWGLLPLVLYIALCFSRYGQIFAVLVGILSAAVIGGHGIMEVAQGIRGGLGSFLGYIGMIILLGGGLGQVLKRTGVVHILVTMVTSRMKVDSERKAFAVVMICSVVIVSLLGTMAGGNAILAPILIPIAASVGVTPNAMAVLLHGAGATGLFLGPFTPPMVALMEFTGLSYPQVLLNAGIPVSVIMWITTFIWAGVVQRRYRGRNSYEATEGTAVATHPADPRTASRAAAVFLVSMVTLVGYGIAIGGGSTFVLPIMGVTAFLTGIAGKLGVTEIIDAICEGAKNLIWLFFFFVLLDPFINFISAAGAFEAISRFLAPYVQESSSAAFVAMTTLVGVFGVPGAAVAQAEVLNKMFLPLARSMSIPMTVWVIVLLVGSQMTSFAIPEGDMQGQMGLARSDDLKSVLCNGWLIVLFTTIYALLRGYLL from the coding sequence ATGGAAGCTGCGGCATCGCCGTCCCTGTGGGGACTGCTGCCTTTGGTGCTCTATATCGCGCTCTGTTTCAGCCGGTACGGCCAGATCTTCGCCGTGCTCGTCGGAATCCTGTCCGCGGCCGTCATCGGCGGGCACGGGATCATGGAGGTGGCCCAGGGGATTCGCGGAGGGCTGGGGTCCTTTCTGGGCTACATCGGGATGATCATCCTCCTGGGCGGAGGCTTGGGCCAGGTCCTCAAGCGCACGGGGGTCGTCCACATTCTCGTGACGATGGTGACCAGCCGGATGAAGGTCGACTCCGAGCGCAAGGCCTTCGCCGTGGTCATGATCTGCTCGGTCGTCATCGTGAGCCTGCTCGGCACCATGGCGGGGGGCAACGCGATTCTGGCCCCCATCCTGATCCCCATCGCGGCGTCCGTGGGCGTCACCCCCAACGCCATGGCCGTGCTGCTGCACGGCGCCGGGGCGACGGGGCTGTTCCTCGGGCCCTTCACCCCGCCGATGGTCGCCCTGATGGAATTCACCGGGCTCTCCTACCCCCAGGTGCTCCTGAACGCCGGGATCCCGGTCTCCGTCATCATGTGGATCACCACGTTCATCTGGGCCGGCGTGGTGCAGAGAAGGTACCGCGGCAGGAACAGCTACGAGGCAACGGAGGGGACGGCGGTCGCCACACATCCCGCGGACCCGCGCACGGCCTCGCGCGCCGCGGCCGTGTTCCTCGTCTCGATGGTGACCTTGGTCGGGTACGGGATCGCCATAGGCGGCGGCTCGACCTTCGTGCTGCCGATCATGGGCGTCACCGCGTTTCTGACCGGGATCGCCGGCAAGCTCGGGGTCACGGAGATCATCGACGCGATCTGTGAGGGCGCCAAGAACCTGATCTGGCTTTTCTTCTTCTTCGTCCTCCTGGATCCGTTCATCAACTTCATCTCCGCGGCCGGGGCCTTCGAGGCCATCTCCCGGTTCCTGGCCCCCTACGTGCAGGAGAGCAGCAGCGCCGCCTTCGTCGCCATGACGACCCTCGTGGGCGTCTTCGGCGTTCCCGGGGCCGCGGTGGCCCAGGCGGAGGTGCTGAACAAGATGTTCCTGCCCCTGGCCCGGTCGATGAGCATCCCCATGACCGTCTGGGTCATCGTGCTGCTGGTGGGGTCCCAGATGACCTCCTTCGCGATCCCCGAGGGCGACATGCAGGGACAGATGGGCCTGGCCCGGTCCGACGACCTCAAGTCGGTGCTCTGCAACGGCTGGCTGATCGTCCTCTTCACCACGATCTACGCCCTGCTGCGAGGGTATCTGCTTTGA
- the nhaC gene encoding Na+/H+ antiporter NhaC, whose product MAPSCRRPGLFAAIVVLLVCALIVSFGVVDIQLESGLRIGLGLPAQVPLLFAAAFAALVGVLVLKVSWLELERGICAAIQVSIQAILILVLVGCLVGSWIHSGVVATMIYYGLDIMNPHYFYCAALLISIVVSLATGCCWTTSSTVGVALIGISAGLGLPLPVSAGFIISGAYFGDKMSPLSDTTNLAPAVSGSELFEHIRAMMWTTVPTLLITVGISLLMGNAAQDMDNSRVGLIQSMMSAEFRISAWGFVPPAVILVMALLKVPAIPGIVAGLCAGVLLSLTQGASLREAMNVLFSGYEPTQLGAFAAAVTPEAVREAASGAGAFLSASTDPAAFSEVGRLLTQLFTRGGMTSMLETICLIVVALSLGGIMEMCGFLDAILEALMRRVRSVFGLVASVIGSSFIANVFLSEQYLAIIVPGRMFRRAFEERSWDGRKLAPVMLSRSLEDSGTMTSVLVPWNTCGVYVSAVLGVPTLAYAPYCFLNWLNPIVALLLTWFGVAVIWQRTEPRLESVMDAALAAEGAVE is encoded by the coding sequence GTGGCGCCGTCGTGCCGTCGGCCGGGGCTTTTTGCGGCCATTGTCGTTTTGCTTGTCTGTGCGTTGATCGTCAGCTTCGGGGTGGTCGACATCCAGCTGGAGTCGGGCCTTCGTATCGGTCTGGGCCTCCCGGCCCAGGTCCCGTTGCTCTTCGCGGCGGCCTTCGCCGCGCTGGTCGGGGTTCTCGTCCTCAAGGTCTCCTGGCTCGAGCTGGAGCGCGGCATCTGCGCCGCCATTCAGGTCTCCATCCAGGCCATTCTGATCCTCGTGCTCGTAGGCTGTCTGGTCGGCTCGTGGATCCACAGCGGCGTGGTGGCCACCATGATCTACTACGGGCTCGACATCATGAATCCCCATTACTTTTACTGTGCGGCACTCCTCATCAGCATCGTGGTCTCCCTGGCGACGGGCTGCTGCTGGACCACGAGCAGCACCGTGGGCGTGGCCCTCATCGGCATCAGCGCCGGACTCGGGCTCCCTCTGCCCGTATCCGCCGGATTCATCATCTCGGGCGCCTATTTCGGGGACAAGATGTCGCCGCTGTCCGACACCACCAATCTCGCCCCCGCGGTCTCCGGCAGCGAGCTTTTCGAACACATCCGCGCAATGATGTGGACGACCGTTCCCACGCTGTTGATCACCGTGGGAATTTCGCTCCTCATGGGCAATGCCGCCCAGGACATGGACAACAGCCGCGTCGGACTGATCCAGAGCATGATGTCGGCGGAATTCCGCATCTCCGCCTGGGGCTTCGTTCCCCCCGCGGTGATCCTGGTCATGGCGTTGCTGAAGGTTCCCGCCATACCCGGAATCGTGGCGGGGCTTTGTGCGGGAGTGCTCCTCTCCCTGACTCAGGGCGCGTCGCTTCGCGAGGCCATGAACGTCCTTTTCTCCGGCTATGAGCCGACTCAGTTGGGCGCCTTCGCCGCCGCCGTCACCCCCGAGGCCGTTCGGGAGGCGGCCTCCGGGGCCGGGGCGTTCCTCTCCGCGTCGACCGATCCGGCCGCGTTCTCCGAGGTCGGCCGTCTCCTGACCCAGCTCTTCACCCGCGGGGGCATGACCTCGATGCTGGAGACGATCTGCCTGATCGTCGTCGCGCTCTCCCTGGGCGGCATCATGGAGATGTGCGGATTCCTGGACGCCATCCTGGAGGCCCTGATGCGCCGCGTCCGGTCCGTGTTCGGGCTCGTCGCCTCCGTGATCGGGTCGTCCTTCATCGCCAACGTCTTCCTGAGCGAACAGTACCTGGCGATCATCGTACCGGGCCGCATGTTCCGCAGGGCCTTCGAGGAGCGCTCCTGGGACGGCCGCAAACTGGCGCCCGTGATGCTCTCCCGCTCGCTCGAGGACAGCGGGACCATGACGTCCGTCCTCGTTCCCTGGAACACCTGCGGTGTGTACGTCTCGGCCGTTCTGGGCGTCCCGACCCTGGCCTACGCCCCCTATTGCTTTCTCAACTGGCTGAACCCGATCGTCGCGCTCCTTCTGACCTGGTTCGGCGTCGCCGTGATTTGGCAGAGGACGGAGCCGCGTCTCGAGTCCGTCATGGATGCGGCCCTGGCGGCGGAGGGGGCCGTCGAGTAG
- a CDS encoding C40 family peptidase: MNRAALPGTPCRSGRRAVVTSPVAPTLYGGERDDEVLYGMVGEILKDKDEKGLYSVRMQYGYETLIEETYLGIVSKAEADAWRESAAHQVIAPFADVLPGPDTTAYPPLVTLPRGAVLRVGPPDSEDARWLRAELFGGAAGWIRREMVRPVRTWGALDEAQTRANLGADARLYLGTSYRWGGKTPYGADCSGFTSMVYRLNGLDIYRNSRPEAGYPIALMHLEGASDDRHTPETLARAKPGDLIFWNGHVGLYLGDGRYIHANGASYDTRINSLLPGTPDYREDLARPSAIYAWGTAYPERPEEIVVRDFYALPFVSEDVTGYRFYVRADGYAPNRAILYPEGRDGPAVEIGRTRRMLYDAPKSTHKDVPTYFYTKPGSYRPAIVLVNDAGWRPDGKTIDSGLVEMARPIVVPQR; encoded by the coding sequence ATGAACAGGGCGGCCCTTCCCGGGACGCCCTGCCGTTCCGGCCGCCGGGCCGTCGTGACCTCCCCCGTGGCCCCCACGCTGTACGGCGGCGAGCGGGACGACGAGGTGCTCTACGGCATGGTCGGGGAGATTTTGAAGGACAAGGACGAAAAGGGCCTCTACTCGGTCCGGATGCAGTACGGCTACGAGACCCTGATCGAGGAAACGTACCTCGGGATCGTCTCGAAGGCCGAGGCCGACGCATGGCGCGAGTCCGCAGCGCACCAGGTGATCGCCCCCTTCGCCGACGTGCTTCCCGGCCCGGACACCACGGCCTATCCGCCGCTCGTCACCCTGCCGCGCGGGGCGGTCCTGAGGGTCGGGCCCCCCGACTCCGAGGACGCCCGCTGGCTCCGGGCCGAGCTCTTTGGCGGGGCCGCGGGCTGGATCCGCAGGGAGATGGTGCGCCCCGTCAGGACGTGGGGCGCCCTGGACGAGGCGCAGACCCGCGCGAACCTGGGCGCGGACGCCCGGCTTTACCTCGGGACGAGCTACCGCTGGGGCGGCAAGACGCCCTACGGCGCGGACTGCTCCGGGTTCACGTCCATGGTCTACAGGCTGAACGGGCTCGACATCTACCGGAACTCCCGTCCCGAGGCGGGCTACCCGATCGCCCTGATGCACCTGGAGGGCGCGTCCGACGACCGGCACACGCCGGAGACCCTGGCCCGGGCGAAGCCGGGCGATCTGATCTTCTGGAACGGGCACGTCGGGCTCTACCTGGGGGACGGAAGGTACATCCACGCCAACGGCGCCTCCTACGACACCCGGATCAACTCCCTGCTCCCCGGCACGCCGGACTATCGCGAGGACCTCGCCAGGCCGTCGGCGATTTACGCCTGGGGCACGGCCTATCCCGAGAGGCCCGAGGAGATCGTGGTGAGGGATTTCTACGCCCTCCCCTTCGTCTCGGAGGATGTCACGGGGTACCGCTTCTACGTCCGTGCGGACGGCTACGCCCCCAACCGGGCGATCCTCTACCCCGAGGGCAGGGACGGGCCGGCCGTCGAGATCGGCAGGACGCGCCGCATGCTCTACGACGCGCCGAAATCGACCCACAAGGACGTCCCGACGTACTTCTATACCAAGCCCGGAAGCTATCGCCCCGCCATCGTGCTGGTGAACGACGCCGGCTGGCGCCCCGACGGAAAGACCATCGACAGCGGCCTCGTCGAGATGGCCCGTCCCATCGTCGTGCCGCAGCGCTGA
- a CDS encoding S8 family serine peptidase, giving the protein MRKLNALIFCCLLVFSTSGPSEAEIERAGEALVLLRNAEGDRLTRFSSMHGTAQYRAASVAAASGARVVRTFGALSEAADEVFVLVRAEGRTTEQLIASLRTNDNVLAASPNRRVCAAGKVPGDPFFGRLWGMADIDAPLAWLETTGDAAIHVAVLDTGIASGHEDLGANVDAARSRNYLSALDSYEDDMGHGTHVSGIIGAIGDNGKGVAGVNWKVRIIACKVLNAYGEGSSAEIVQAIDDLLAMLGSDPGMKIAAVNLSLGGYADQAPEDMKALSVEWRAYKVLDDTNRTLIVVAAGNEGLEVGRPAPFDDPLKLGRFRKGDYCYPASFVGLKNMVVVGAVGRNGSAASFSNWSQTKVDVVAPGVDIYSTTPPGVLPPHRLIPYGLYEADSGTSMAAPHVAGAAGLLVSKYPSVGADAIKAAILNGAKAGVNPVAAPYDNKGPYRNANPGGQKLSAHGLLNLKGSLDWLSAHHHQFPAPGPAPKPGPTPQPGPAPEPGPNPQPDPDPWPSPLPDPKPLPEPPPPSSPQGPGARSGGGGCDAGVANFWLAGAVLLPAAIWRRREGAQARRAS; this is encoded by the coding sequence ATGAGAAAGCTGAATGCTCTGATCTTCTGCTGTCTGCTCGTGTTTTCGACTTCGGGACCGTCGGAAGCGGAAATCGAGCGTGCGGGCGAGGCTCTCGTCCTGTTGCGAAACGCGGAGGGAGATCGTTTGACGCGCTTTTCGTCCATGCACGGGACGGCTCAGTACCGTGCGGCCTCGGTAGCCGCCGCGTCGGGGGCGCGGGTCGTCAGGACCTTCGGGGCGCTTTCCGAGGCCGCCGACGAGGTCTTCGTTCTGGTGCGCGCGGAGGGCAGGACCACCGAGCAGCTGATCGCCTCGCTGAGGACAAACGACAACGTCCTTGCCGCCTCTCCGAACCGCAGGGTCTGCGCTGCGGGCAAGGTCCCCGGCGATCCTTTTTTCGGCAGGCTTTGGGGGATGGCGGACATAGACGCCCCTCTCGCGTGGCTCGAAACGACGGGGGATGCCGCCATTCACGTCGCGGTGCTGGACACGGGAATCGCGAGCGGACACGAGGACCTGGGGGCCAACGTCGATGCCGCCAGAAGCCGCAATTACCTTTCGGCTTTGGACAGCTACGAGGACGACATGGGGCACGGGACCCACGTGAGCGGCATCATCGGGGCCATAGGCGATAACGGGAAGGGTGTTGCGGGCGTCAATTGGAAGGTCCGGATCATCGCCTGCAAGGTGCTGAACGCTTATGGCGAGGGATCGTCCGCCGAGATCGTGCAGGCGATCGACGACCTGCTCGCCATGCTCGGGAGCGATCCCGGGATGAAGATCGCGGCGGTCAACCTGTCCCTGGGGGGATATGCCGACCAGGCCCCCGAGGATATGAAGGCCCTTTCCGTGGAATGGCGGGCCTACAAGGTTCTGGACGATACGAACCGAACGCTCATCGTCGTTGCGGCCGGAAACGAGGGGCTGGAGGTCGGCAGGCCCGCGCCGTTCGACGATCCCCTGAAGCTCGGCAGGTTCCGGAAGGGGGACTACTGCTATCCCGCCTCCTTCGTCGGCCTCAAAAACATGGTCGTCGTGGGAGCGGTGGGGCGGAACGGAAGCGCGGCCTCCTTCTCCAACTGGAGCCAGACAAAGGTGGATGTCGTGGCTCCCGGGGTGGATATCTACAGCACGACCCCTCCGGGGGTTCTCCCTCCCCACCGATTGATCCCCTATGGCCTGTACGAGGCCGATTCGGGCACCTCCATGGCCGCTCCTCATGTGGCTGGGGCGGCTGGGTTGCTGGTGTCGAAGTACCCCTCTGTGGGTGCGGACGCAATCAAGGCCGCCATTCTCAACGGGGCGAAGGCGGGCGTCAACCCCGTGGCCGCACCCTATGACAACAAGGGACCGTACCGCAACGCCAATCCGGGGGGACAAAAGCTCTCCGCACACGGGCTCCTCAACCTGAAGGGCTCTCTCGACTGGCTGAGCGCGCATCACCACCAGTTTCCAGCCCCGGGGCCGGCGCCGAAGCCAGGGCCGACGCCGCAGCCGGGACCTGCCCCAGAGCCGGGACCGAATCCGCAGCCGGACCCGGATCCGTGGCCGTCCCCATTGCCTGACCCCAAACCCCTCCCGGAGCCCCCGCCTCCCTCCTCGCCGCAGGGGCCCGGCGCGCGTTCGGGAGGCGGGGGGTGCGATGCCGGTGTTGCGAATTTCTGGCTGGCCGGAGCGGTTCTCCTGCCCGCGGCGATATGGAGGCGGCGCGAAGGAGCCCAAGCGCGCCGGGCGTCTTGA
- a CDS encoding DUF819 family protein gives MITSGFMYIASLTLFAGIVASLEMRYKDTAFFKYVPTPVVLYIGCMIFATFDLWAGNDEIRTAYRTVRGHIIPAMIFVMLLRCDIKKILRLGPRMLLGFFCATFTIMAGFGVMFHFMKGGFAPEAWKTFGALAGSWIGGTANMVAIQGALGIDDSAMGYTLLIDNVNYSIWVILLLATVPLAHAFNRWTRSDTHLIDELGTQLAANQERARTNIEAADIALLFGLGFMASAVASASAAILSPKLIEAFGKSDFLSVSTLSVVIATILGIVCAMTPLGRVPGSPQVSMSLLYLMICLIASRASFKELTDAPYYLMAGFFILAVHAVLMAVLAKIFRLDLFTCATASLANIGAVASAPLVAAAYKETLVPIGVLMALMGYVFGTFGGLAVAKMLALIAGV, from the coding sequence ATGATTACCAGTGGTTTCATGTACATCGCGTCCCTGACGCTGTTCGCGGGGATCGTGGCCAGCCTGGAGATGAGGTACAAGGACACGGCGTTCTTCAAATACGTTCCCACGCCGGTCGTCCTCTACATCGGCTGCATGATCTTCGCGACGTTCGACCTGTGGGCGGGCAACGACGAGATCCGAACGGCCTACCGGACCGTGCGGGGGCACATCATCCCCGCGATGATCTTCGTCATGCTTCTGCGCTGCGACATCAAGAAGATCCTGCGGCTGGGGCCGCGGATGCTGCTGGGCTTCTTCTGCGCCACCTTCACCATCATGGCGGGGTTCGGCGTGATGTTCCACTTCATGAAGGGCGGCTTCGCCCCGGAGGCCTGGAAGACCTTCGGCGCCCTCGCGGGCAGCTGGATCGGCGGGACGGCCAACATGGTCGCCATCCAGGGGGCGCTCGGCATCGACGACTCGGCGATGGGCTACACGCTGCTCATCGACAACGTCAACTACTCCATCTGGGTGATCCTGCTGTTGGCGACCGTTCCCCTGGCCCACGCGTTCAACCGGTGGACCCGATCGGACACGCACCTGATCGACGAGCTCGGCACCCAGCTCGCCGCGAACCAGGAGAGGGCCCGGACCAACATCGAGGCCGCGGACATCGCGCTCCTGTTCGGGCTGGGGTTCATGGCCTCCGCCGTCGCCTCGGCCTCCGCCGCCATACTTTCGCCCAAGCTCATCGAGGCCTTCGGCAAGAGCGACTTCCTGTCCGTCAGCACCCTGTCGGTGGTGATCGCCACGATTCTGGGCATCGTCTGCGCCATGACGCCCCTGGGAAGGGTGCCGGGCAGCCCGCAGGTCTCCATGTCCCTGCTCTATCTGATGATCTGCCTCATCGCCTCCCGGGCCAGCTTCAAGGAGCTGACGGACGCCCCGTACTACCTGATGGCGGGCTTCTTCATCCTTGCGGTCCACGCCGTCCTGATGGCCGTTCTGGCCAAGATCTTCCGCCTGGACCTCTTCACCTGCGCCACGGCGAGCCTGGCCAACATCGGCGCGGTGGCGTCCGCCCCGCTGGTCGCGGCGGCCTACAAGGAGACGCTCGTGCCCATCGGCGTCCTGATGGCCCTGATGGGCTACGTCTTCGGGACATTCGGCGGGCTGGCCGTCGCCAAGATGCTCGCCCTGATCGCGGGCGTCTGA